A window of the Natronomonas salina genome harbors these coding sequences:
- a CDS encoding S9 family peptidase, with protein MYDIERYLNVRSAFGASFAPDGTLAFRLDATGTPQVWTLEEPGSWPDQRTFYDERITFASWSPERQELAFGMDEGGNERQQLFRLDDDGVVTNLTQTDAKHRWGGWSHDGERIAFASNRRDESVFDVYVQGREETGDDAELIVEGDGWLSLGGWSPDDSRLLVHEAYSSFDHDVHVLDVESGELTHLTDHSEGEIRYSSLSWAPDGEAFYCCTDLDADTLYLARVDAETGDIDVVEEGGDWNLDGIALDDETGRLVYSRNVDGYTELTVGELAGPTTIEEYPAPDIPAGVSGGVAFDDDAERFALTVTADTVNTNVYVVDVETGDAERWTHASTAGIPEASFVESDLAHYDTFDDREIPGYLSLPDDVPEAGAPVVIDIHGGPESQRRPSFSPVKQYLLAHGYAVFEPNVRGSTGYGREYTHLDDVEKRMDSVADIEAAAEWLAARPEIDGDRIVAKGGSYGGFMVLAALTEYPDIWAAGIDVVGIANFVTFLENTGSWRRALREAEYGSLEDDREFLESISPINNVERIQAPLFVLHGANDPRVPVGEAEQIAEEADGQGVPVRKLIFDDEGHGLSKRENRIEAYTEIVEFLDERV; from the coding sequence GTGTACGACATCGAACGGTATCTGAACGTCCGGAGCGCGTTCGGGGCGTCGTTCGCGCCCGACGGCACGCTGGCGTTCCGGCTCGACGCCACCGGCACGCCGCAGGTGTGGACCCTCGAGGAACCGGGGTCGTGGCCCGACCAGCGAACCTTCTATGACGAGCGGATCACCTTCGCCTCGTGGTCGCCGGAACGACAGGAGCTCGCCTTCGGGATGGACGAGGGCGGCAACGAGCGCCAGCAGCTGTTCCGACTGGACGACGACGGCGTCGTCACGAACCTCACCCAGACCGACGCCAAGCACCGCTGGGGCGGCTGGAGCCACGACGGCGAGCGCATCGCGTTCGCCTCGAACCGCCGCGACGAGTCCGTCTTCGACGTCTACGTCCAGGGCCGCGAGGAGACTGGCGACGACGCCGAGCTGATCGTCGAGGGCGATGGCTGGCTCTCGCTGGGCGGCTGGAGTCCCGACGACTCGCGGCTGCTCGTCCACGAGGCGTACTCCAGTTTCGACCACGACGTCCACGTCCTCGACGTCGAGTCCGGCGAGCTGACGCATCTGACTGACCACTCCGAGGGCGAGATCCGCTACAGCAGCCTCTCGTGGGCGCCCGACGGCGAGGCGTTCTACTGCTGTACGGACCTCGATGCCGACACGCTGTACCTCGCCCGCGTCGACGCCGAGACCGGCGACATCGACGTCGTCGAGGAGGGCGGCGACTGGAACCTCGACGGCATCGCGCTGGACGACGAGACCGGCCGGCTGGTCTACTCGCGGAACGTCGACGGCTACACCGAACTGACCGTGGGCGAACTCGCTGGCCCGACGACCATCGAGGAGTACCCAGCCCCCGATATCCCGGCAGGTGTCTCGGGTGGCGTCGCGTTCGACGACGACGCCGAGCGGTTCGCGCTGACCGTCACCGCGGACACCGTGAACACGAACGTCTACGTCGTCGACGTCGAGACCGGCGACGCCGAGCGCTGGACGCACGCCTCGACCGCGGGCATCCCCGAAGCGTCGTTCGTCGAGAGCGACCTCGCCCACTACGACACCTTCGACGATCGCGAAATTCCGGGGTATCTCTCGTTACCCGACGACGTCCCGGAGGCCGGCGCACCCGTCGTCATCGACATCCACGGCGGCCCTGAGAGCCAGCGCCGGCCGTCGTTCTCGCCGGTCAAGCAGTACTTGCTCGCCCACGGCTACGCGGTCTTCGAGCCGAACGTCCGCGGGTCGACCGGCTACGGCCGCGAGTACACCCATCTCGACGACGTCGAGAAGCGGATGGACTCCGTCGCCGACATCGAGGCCGCCGCGGAGTGGCTCGCCGCGCGCCCGGAGATCGACGGCGACCGCATCGTCGCCAAGGGCGGCTCCTACGGCGGCTTCATGGTGCTCGCCGCGCTGACGGAGTACCCCGACATCTGGGCTGCGGGCATCGACGTCGTCGGCATCGCGAACTTCGTGACGTTCCTCGAGAACACGGGGTCGTGGCGCCGCGCGCTCCGCGAGGCCGAGTACGGCTCCCTCGAGGACGACCGCGAGTTCCTCGAGTCCATCTCGCCGATCAACAACGTTGAGCGCATCCAGGCACCACTGTTCGTCCTCCACGGCGCCAACGACCCGCGCGTCCCGGTCGGCGAGGCCGAACAGATCGCCGAAGAAGCCGATGGCCAGGGCGTCCCAGTCCGGAAGCTCATCTTCGACGACGAGGGCCACGGCCTCTCGAAGCGCGAGAACCGCATCGAGGCCTACACCGAGATCGTCGAGTTCCTCGACGAGCGCGTGTAG
- a CDS encoding AMP-dependent synthetase/ligase, translating to MGWKEAEREYTDEVIGETTIPRLFFDAVERYDDGACQMYKGGVYDRALVAGDVVPAAPHGGYAELSYREVGDIVGRLAAGFRDLGVEPDDRVSIYADTRMEWAHADLALMTTDAVVTTVYTESSPEQVQYLLNDPGATGVVVENRELLDNVAAVEDEVDVEFAVLLDDDEATDVLEADVYTLDEVYDLGDADYDPEAVERWVDDQDWEELSSLVYTSGTTGDPKGVELTHKNWRTCLNQVRKRIGPRPDKPEDVPTLEAGKTSLALLPLAHAFERSNHFQSLGGGVTLAYAGSTDTIAEDIQQVQPNFAAAVPRVFERIYNGIREQASESGLKKRIFEWSVDVAQEYDRADDPGPFLEAKLSVADRLVFSTVREALGGNIEMFISGGGSLSEELARLYRVMGVTIIEGYGLTETAPGLTFNPPEDIHVGTMGAALCDVDLRLDPDVVSATQKEAVDGEVGELLAKGPNVFRGYWQKPEKTDRAFTDDGYFRTGDIVSRDADGYYSFVDRRKNLLVLDTGKNVAPEPIEDAFSTSPRVDQIMVVGDDEKFVGAVIKPNFEELWDWADDEDVDVPRDPEAATRDDRVREWVAEEVDRVNETLGHHEQIKEFRLVAEEWTADNDLLTPSMKKKRRNIRSAFQDDIDDIYGRGPRADAGTGQAATD from the coding sequence ATGGGCTGGAAAGAGGCCGAACGGGAGTACACGGACGAGGTAATCGGGGAGACGACCATCCCGCGGCTGTTCTTCGACGCCGTGGAGCGGTACGACGACGGCGCCTGCCAGATGTACAAGGGCGGCGTCTACGACCGGGCACTCGTCGCTGGCGACGTCGTGCCCGCGGCGCCGCACGGCGGCTACGCCGAACTGAGCTACCGCGAGGTCGGCGATATCGTCGGGCGGCTGGCGGCCGGGTTCCGCGACCTCGGCGTCGAGCCGGACGACCGCGTGAGCATCTACGCGGACACCCGCATGGAGTGGGCCCACGCCGACCTCGCGCTGATGACGACGGACGCGGTCGTCACGACCGTCTACACGGAGTCGTCGCCCGAGCAGGTCCAGTACCTGCTGAACGACCCCGGGGCGACCGGCGTGGTCGTCGAGAACCGCGAGCTCCTGGACAACGTCGCGGCGGTCGAAGACGAGGTCGACGTCGAGTTCGCGGTGCTGCTCGACGACGACGAAGCGACGGACGTCCTCGAGGCGGACGTCTACACGCTCGACGAGGTGTACGACCTCGGCGACGCGGACTACGACCCCGAGGCCGTCGAACGCTGGGTCGACGACCAGGACTGGGAGGAGCTCTCCAGTCTCGTCTACACCTCCGGGACGACGGGCGACCCGAAGGGCGTGGAGCTGACCCACAAGAACTGGCGGACCTGCCTCAACCAGGTCCGGAAACGCATCGGGCCGCGGCCGGACAAGCCCGAGGACGTGCCGACGCTGGAGGCCGGGAAGACGTCGCTGGCGCTGCTGCCGCTCGCGCACGCCTTCGAGCGGTCGAACCACTTCCAGAGCCTCGGCGGCGGCGTCACGCTGGCGTACGCCGGCAGCACCGACACCATCGCCGAGGACATCCAGCAGGTCCAGCCGAACTTCGCGGCGGCGGTCCCGCGGGTCTTCGAGCGCATCTACAACGGCATCCGCGAGCAGGCCAGCGAGTCCGGCCTCAAGAAGCGCATCTTCGAGTGGTCCGTCGACGTCGCCCAGGAGTACGACCGCGCCGACGACCCCGGGCCGTTCCTCGAGGCGAAGCTCTCGGTCGCCGACCGGCTCGTCTTCTCGACGGTCCGGGAGGCCCTCGGCGGCAACATCGAGATGTTCATCTCCGGCGGCGGCTCGCTCTCGGAGGAACTGGCCCGGCTCTACCGCGTGATGGGCGTCACCATCATCGAGGGGTACGGACTCACCGAGACCGCGCCGGGGCTGACGTTCAACCCGCCCGAGGACATCCACGTCGGGACGATGGGCGCCGCGCTCTGCGACGTCGACCTCCGGCTCGACCCCGACGTCGTCAGCGCCACCCAGAAGGAGGCGGTCGACGGCGAGGTCGGCGAACTGCTCGCGAAGGGACCGAATGTCTTCCGCGGCTACTGGCAGAAGCCCGAGAAGACCGACCGCGCGTTCACCGACGACGGCTACTTCCGGACCGGCGACATCGTCTCGCGGGATGCCGACGGCTACTACAGCTTCGTCGACCGCCGGAAGAACCTCCTCGTCCTCGATACGGGCAAGAACGTCGCGCCCGAACCCATCGAGGACGCGTTCTCGACGTCGCCGCGGGTCGACCAGATCATGGTCGTCGGCGACGACGAGAAGTTCGTCGGCGCGGTCATCAAACCCAACTTCGAGGAGCTGTGGGACTGGGCCGACGACGAGGACGTCGACGTCCCGCGCGACCCCGAGGCCGCGACCCGAGACGACCGGGTCCGCGAGTGGGTCGCCGAGGAGGTCGACCGCGTCAACGAGACGCTCGGCCACCACGAGCAGATCAAGGAGTTCCGGCTCGTCGCCGAGGAGTGGACCGCGGACAACGACCTGCTGACGCCGTCGATGAAGAAGAAGCGACGGAACATCCGCAGCGCCTTCCAGGACGACATCGACGACATCTACGGTCGCGGGCCGAGAGCCGACGCCGGAACCGGACAGGCGGCGACGGACTGA
- a CDS encoding glycosyltransferase — protein MRVAVVVRNPPPKSERTGALRLRRLAAALADRGHEVTVYCVAWWEESGRRLEFDDLQYEAVTFDSPALFVSRVPGLLFRDRPDVVLVSPSPPGTAVAASVGGTLARAPVICDWYGDERGIDDSRVTKFAAKLPTRVVTPSELHRTRVREWGASDAAATVVPQSIDFSVIESTEPADYRDVVYARRLDADANLESLLLALAELRGQTDWTATVIGDGPERADYERQARDLHLGDRVEFVGECDRAERVAIYRGAQTFVQTAKRAHFAEELLWALACGCVGVVEYQGDSSAHELVERRERGIRVTDMENLDDAIEDAWSRGFRDVDKEFQQFDHDAITRRYLELFRECGVEV, from the coding sequence ATGCGCGTCGCGGTCGTCGTCAGGAACCCGCCGCCGAAGTCAGAGCGTACCGGGGCTCTCAGGCTCCGGCGGCTCGCCGCAGCCCTCGCCGACCGCGGCCACGAGGTCACCGTCTACTGCGTCGCCTGGTGGGAGGAGTCCGGGCGTCGCCTCGAGTTCGACGACCTCCAGTACGAGGCGGTCACCTTCGACTCGCCGGCGCTGTTCGTCTCTCGCGTCCCGGGCCTGCTCTTCCGAGACCGACCGGACGTGGTCCTCGTCTCCCCGTCGCCGCCCGGGACTGCAGTGGCCGCATCCGTGGGCGGCACGCTCGCCCGGGCGCCAGTCATTTGCGACTGGTACGGCGACGAGCGCGGCATCGACGACTCGCGAGTCACCAAGTTCGCCGCCAAGCTCCCGACCAGGGTCGTCACGCCCTCGGAGCTTCACCGCACGCGCGTCCGCGAGTGGGGCGCCAGCGACGCGGCCGCGACGGTCGTCCCCCAGAGCATCGACTTCTCGGTGATCGAGTCGACCGAACCCGCCGACTACCGCGACGTCGTCTACGCGCGGCGCCTCGACGCCGACGCCAACCTCGAGAGCCTGCTGCTGGCACTGGCGGAGCTCCGCGGACAGACCGACTGGACGGCGACGGTCATCGGCGACGGCCCCGAGCGCGCCGACTACGAGCGGCAGGCCCGGGACCTTCACCTCGGCGACCGCGTCGAGTTCGTCGGCGAGTGCGACCGCGCGGAGCGCGTCGCCATCTACCGCGGCGCCCAGACGTTCGTCCAGACCGCCAAGCGCGCTCACTTCGCCGAGGAACTGCTGTGGGCGCTGGCCTGTGGCTGCGTCGGCGTCGTCGAGTACCAGGGCGACTCCAGCGCCCACGAACTCGTGGAGCGCCGCGAACGGGGCATCCGCGTCACCGACATGGAGAACCTCGACGACGCCATCGAGGACGCCTGGAGTCGGGGGTTCCGCGACGTCGACAAGGAGTTCCAGCAGTTCGACCACGACGCCATCACCCGGCGGTACCTCGAGCTCTTCCGGGAGTGCGGCGTCGAGGTGTAG